Proteins encoded in a region of the Neodiprion lecontei isolate iyNeoLeco1 chromosome 5, iyNeoLeco1.1, whole genome shotgun sequence genome:
- the LOC107225503 gene encoding uncharacterized protein LOC107225503 isoform X2 — translation MRRVCFLVTLIILVTYVAALDEKSSKQAAFGEGDNAEDEDDSDYDDYDYALEDKKGHKIKRKHKLYLFAGGLKSLAAFIAIKIKIILVVITVIGIIGFTLKVFGALKYIGYLGGGCPVVHEPAHGLGYSVTPPPDHVPEYGSWGNTNDWSSSGSWARSLVQSYIDTDMISHALKNMDMAEMVFSTLEMNDDVCRRRLVCEIDAKTREFPLLSYAMDFFSHGFEKFKTSSKVKFSDCAKLYASCDDEKKSRRRRKRFVDKTEHRNQSSV, via the exons ATGCGGCGTGTGTGTTTTCTCGTCACGTTGATCATACTCGTGACTTACGTGGCTGCTTTGGATGAAAAGTCATCGAAGCAGGCAGCTTTCGGTGAGGGAGACAATGCCGAGGATGAGGACGACAGCGACTACGATGATTACGATTATGCGTTGGAGGATAAAAAGGGACACAAGATAAAACGCAAACACAAACTCTACCTCT TTGCCGGAGGTCTGAAGAGCTTAGCGGCATTCAtcgcgataaaaataaaaatcattttggtCGTTATCACGGTAATTGGGATCATTGGATTTACCCTCAAAGTATTTGGAGCCCTGAAGTATATAGGATACCTAGGCGGGGGTTGTCCTGTTGTTCACGAGCCGGCTCACGGATTAg GATACTCAGTCACACCTCCACCTGATCACGTGCCGGAATACGGATCCTGGGGCAATACCAATGACTGGTCATCATCTGGAAGTTGGGCACGCAGCTTGGTTCAAAGCTATATTGATACGGATATGATCTCTCATGCATTAAAAAA TATGGACATGGCTGAGATGGTTTTTTCGACCCTGGAAATGAACGACGATGTGTGTCGCCGACGTTTGGTCTGCGAAATTGACGCGAAAACCCGAGAATTTCCACTGCTGAGTTACGCGATGGATTTCTTTTC GCATggatttgaaaagtttaaaacaTCGAGTAAAGTGAAATTCAGCGACTGCGCTAAGCTTTACGCCAGTTGcgatgacgaaaaaaaatccaggAGAAGAAGGAAGAGATTTGTGGATAAAACCGAACACAGAAATCAATCGTCCGTGTAA
- the LOC107225503 gene encoding uncharacterized protein LOC107225503 isoform X1: MRRVCFLVTLIILVTYVAALDEKSSKQAAFGEGDNAEDEDDSDYDDYDYALEDKKGHKIKRKHKLYLSKNAGCSTVNVSPFAGGLKSLAAFIAIKIKIILVVITVIGIIGFTLKVFGALKYIGYLGGGCPVVHEPAHGLGYSVTPPPDHVPEYGSWGNTNDWSSSGSWARSLVQSYIDTDMISHALKNMDMAEMVFSTLEMNDDVCRRRLVCEIDAKTREFPLLSYAMDFFSHGFEKFKTSSKVKFSDCAKLYASCDDEKKSRRRRKRFVDKTEHRNQSSV; this comes from the exons ATGCGGCGTGTGTGTTTTCTCGTCACGTTGATCATACTCGTGACTTACGTGGCTGCTTTGGATGAAAAGTCATCGAAGCAGGCAGCTTTCGGTGAGGGAGACAATGCCGAGGATGAGGACGACAGCGACTACGATGATTACGATTATGCGTTGGAGGATAAAAAGGGACACAAGATAAAACGCAAACACAAACTCTACCTCT CGAAGAACGCCGGCTGTAGTACCGTGAATGTGTCTCCat TTGCCGGAGGTCTGAAGAGCTTAGCGGCATTCAtcgcgataaaaataaaaatcattttggtCGTTATCACGGTAATTGGGATCATTGGATTTACCCTCAAAGTATTTGGAGCCCTGAAGTATATAGGATACCTAGGCGGGGGTTGTCCTGTTGTTCACGAGCCGGCTCACGGATTAg GATACTCAGTCACACCTCCACCTGATCACGTGCCGGAATACGGATCCTGGGGCAATACCAATGACTGGTCATCATCTGGAAGTTGGGCACGCAGCTTGGTTCAAAGCTATATTGATACGGATATGATCTCTCATGCATTAAAAAA TATGGACATGGCTGAGATGGTTTTTTCGACCCTGGAAATGAACGACGATGTGTGTCGCCGACGTTTGGTCTGCGAAATTGACGCGAAAACCCGAGAATTTCCACTGCTGAGTTACGCGATGGATTTCTTTTC GCATggatttgaaaagtttaaaacaTCGAGTAAAGTGAAATTCAGCGACTGCGCTAAGCTTTACGCCAGTTGcgatgacgaaaaaaaatccaggAGAAGAAGGAAGAGATTTGTGGATAAAACCGAACACAGAAATCAATCGTCCGTGTAA